The following are encoded together in the Lathyrus oleraceus cultivar Zhongwan6 chromosome 3, CAAS_Psat_ZW6_1.0, whole genome shotgun sequence genome:
- the LOC127129332 gene encoding putative expansin-B14 isoform X1, which yields MATWYGPPEGYGSDAGACGYGKAVSQPPYNSMIAAGNPFIYQSGKGCGSCYEIKCTGNSACSGNPIRVVITDLCPECSHYFDLSGKAFGSMANSGQANNLRTAGKIYVQYQKCP from the exons ATGGCTACTTGGTATGGTCCCCCGGAAGGTTATGGAAGTGATG CCGGTGCTTGTGGTTATGGAAAAGCTGTTAGCCAACCTCCATACAACTCAATGATAGCAGCAGGAAACCCTTTCATCTACCAATCAGGCAAAGGATGCGGTTCATGTTATGAG ATAAAGTGCACAGGAAATTCTGCTTGCTCAGGCAACCCTATTAGGGTAGTTATCACTGATTTGTGTCCTGAATGTAGTCATTATTTTGATTTGAGTGGCAAAGCTTTTGGTTCCATGGCAAATTCTGGTCAAGCTAACAACCTACGCACTGCTGGAAAAATATACGTTCAATATCAAAAGTGTCCCTAA